The nucleotide sequence TGGTTTTAGAGTCGCGCTCTGCCCAGTTCAGCCCTATAACAAGTGCCTTGAGTCAAGACAAAATCATCTACATCCCACAGAAGGGAAAAATACATCATCGTTGGCTTTTAGAGGTGATGAATCACAGCAGGGAGCCTGGCCAGAGCAGCTCCATGATTGCTAAGTGTTCACACCAGGAATGCAGGATCCAGGTTGGACAGGAGACTCAAACACTCCCCATTAAAAAGTCCAACCTTCCTTGCTTGCAGCATTGAGGATGAGGCAAACTACTACCGCCTGCACGTGGATGGGTTCAGCGGGACGGTGGAAGATTCCTTTGCCTGGTACCACAACAAGAGGAGCTTCAGCACACCCGACTCGGGGAACATCTGCGCCGAGATTTCCCACGGAGGTTGGTGGTACCACCAGTGCTTTTTCTCCAACCTCAATGGCGTGTACTACAAGGTAAGCTGGAGGGATGAGGATGCAAAGtgcttcttctccaaactcaaTGGGTTGTACTACAAGGTAAAGTGGAAGGATGAGGATGCAGGTATTAGTACAGAAGGTCCAAGCTTTGGAGGAGGCTGTTGGTCCTCATATCATAGCAATATTTCCTGGCTTGATCAACCTCTGTTCTTCATGCACTGAGGCAATTTGGCCTTTGGAGTTCCACGGGCCACATATGTCTTTTGAGACACCTCAGCATGCTGGGGTTTGGGACCACAAGGTGGAAACTTGTGGTACGGGTGACTCGTACAGCctgggatgaatggatggatggacggatggatggatggatggacggatggaagGGAGGATGgaagggaggatggatggatggatgggaggatggatggatggatgggaggatggatggatggatggacgtctggatggacggatggatggatggatggacggatggatggatgggaggatggatggatggatgggaggatggatggatggatggatgggaggatggatggatggatggacgactggatggatggatggatggatggatggatggatggatggacagcagCTCCATTGGGACCATCTGAAAAATGTTGGGCTTTACTTGCTCTTTTCACCGCAACATCATTAAGTTCTTTGCTCCAAGTAATCGGTTTTCAGATGCTCCCATCCAACTGATGCTTCCATGTGTTTCCCATACCTGACCATCCTTCTTGCTCTGCATCACAGGGTGGCCGATACTCCATTAAAAACCGCAAGATCCTGGGGCCGGATGGTATCGTGTGGTACTCATGGAAGGACACAGACTACTACTCCCTGAGGAAGGTGGTCATGATGATTCGACCACGCACTTTCCGGCCGCACCTCTCCCCATGAAGGAGCCTGGGACATTCTTCATTTCACTGGGGAAAAAGTTTGCTGTGGGCAAAAACTGATGCTGGACATCCCCGAGGGACCAAGCCACCATGTTTGTTGCTACCTGTTTGCTTTGGAGAGAATGGAACCAACATCAGAGATGCCCAGACCTTCAACAAGTGTTTGGGTGGTGAAAGCTCTCCTGAAAATGTGGAGGTGATTGCCAAGAAGGGTTTTGCAAGGACAAACATGGGGCTCACCGTTTCACTGGGTAGCAGCAGGCTTGGGCATCCCCAAGGCTTGAGACTAAATCCAGTTGTTGATGGGAGTGAGCCACGCACTGAGGTTGGACCTGATGTTGAATGGAGATGTTGAGGTCTCTGGCTACCAACCCAATGGTATTTTAGAGGGAAAAGAAGAACTAGCAATCCTGTACGAGTTTTCCACCTGGGACGTGACAggccaattcttctgctgtaagATGAGCACCTCTCTGATCTTGGCGAAGTTCATATCATCACGTATGTATCTGGTACTGAAGGTCCCACCACCCCAGGGGTGTGCTTGGGTGGCTCCAAGGGGCTGAGATGGCCCTGAGGAGAGGGCCAGGAGGTGCTGAGATGGCCAGGAGATTCTGAGATGGCCAGGAGAGGCTGAGATGGCCGGGAGATGCTGAGATGGCCAGGAGACCCAACGTACAAAGCCCATGGGCAAACGAGGAGGAATGCTCCAAGGGAAAAGATTTAAACGTTTAAAAAGCTGAAGGTTTTCaatttttccattctgttttaaCTTTTCTGTCCTTCCTCTGGCAAAGAACTTCTGATGAGTTTTCTGTCCACCCTAATAGTGGTCTGTAGGAATGATCAGATGTGATTTGAAGACTTTTTCTTACTGCCTTACTCTGGATTCATCGTTACCGTCTTTTCATTTTCCGTTCGTAGCTGATGCAAGTGATCCTCCTTTTTTCCTGACTTTGCTTCCTTGCAGGATCAAGAGATGGAGGCCGGGACTTGGCCTCAGCCCTGATTGTGTTTGGTgacaaatatttaatgaaatcaaCGTTTTCCTGTTTCATGTGCGCAGATGAGTTCAAAGATGGTTCAGCGAATGGGAGAGGCAGATGTATCACAGGCAAAGCACCGTCCCTCCCAACTACTTGTCTCCAACTTGATGTTCTTCTGGCTCCCTGATGGTTTCTGTAGCTTTTACACTCTTCTGGACAATATTTTGCCTGGAACCTCATTTTCTCATGGGtaaatcaagcaaaaaaaaattatcttccaaGCATTCTACAAACTAATATCCCCCAGATAATAAAAGAACATTATTTGTCTTTCCCTCTGTTGGGTTTGCCTTGGAAGTCTTCCTTGAGGGGTGTCCCCAAGACATATCAGATGGTGCTTGGGAGTTGCCGTGGGCTGGTCCACACTGTTGTTGTACCATCACTTGCAGTGAACGTCTGGGCGCTACCAGATGTGGAAGGAGAGCTCTCTTGCCCCATGGCACTTGTGTCTCAGATGTAACACCATTCCTTCAGGGTCCAATCTTCCCTCTTTAAACTGCAGATGTCCCAAAGACCAGGGTGTCCCCCGGTTAAGCAATACTCTGTGAAGAGACTGATAAATCACTTGAATAAGCAACAACCTAATGAACTAATGATCTCATTATAATTATTAATCTACAATCTGATTTTGCACATTATTAAATACAATGATAAAGGTATCACTCTTAAACTGTAGAAATAACACATTACTACTACTGAGTTACAGTTCTACCATCCTTCCCTCCCCACAACTCTTCATACCAGGGTGCGTGACCCTTTTAACCCTCTTTTGGACACAGCCCCAATAGATAGTCCAGCCAGTTGTGCAACCACATTCCATGTGGCTGGGTCCCCAGGTCGGTGTCACCACCATCCATAGATGTCCATCCTCCAACCACCAAAAGATCCCATCATCCTGTGTTCCTTACCTGCTTTCATACCTTAttcctgttgggtttttttctctatttctgcCTTAGCACCTCTTTCTTTCAACCCAAATAATCTACCCCTAGTTACTTTCCCCCACTCCCTTATTAGTCACAGTTCTGTGACACCTATAcccgttctatggttctatgatcatTGTCCTTGAATAGTTGTAATGGTTGTAATGAGTAATGGTTGTAATGACTCTCCCAGTTCCTTGTAGAGGCCTCAACTGGTTATGACGTCCAATGGTCCCACCACACACCTTGATCCCCAGTGCCAGCTTTCCATGAATGAATGGCTGGAACCTTGCCCAAATTTAGAATTTATGAGAAACCAACGCAAGGCTATGGACTAGAGGAAGGACACGAAGCGACAgaaatgtccctgctcagtgtTGGTGACGCACAAGCCAGAAAAAGCACAGAGCCTGATAGTGGGCTGGTGGCAGGACGATTTACCTCTTCGCTTGGAGTCCTGGTGGCCCTTCCAGGATGCTGTTTCTGCAGGTGCTTTGATCTGTTACGTGTCACTTTGCAGTGATGAACACTTCTTTCTCCATGTGCAGGTCAGCAGCTGAGTGGCATCTGTCGTGTCTGCTCTGCAGAACAGCTTCTGATGTTCAGGAGGTGCAACTCATACCACACGTCTTGCTTGGGCTGGGGTTTACGGATGGGATTGCATCAAGTAGGAGAGGTGGGATCAGGTACAGAGGTCTGTCCAGGTCTCAGCCCTGAGACTCTGGCATGTGCCATGAAATGTctccttgggaggtgtcttgaaGGCACGAaatctttgttttgtgtttgctcCTTATATATCCAGGCTGTGCCCACGGGATGATGCTTCAGGAGAAGACTCCACCATGTAGGCAAGGACCTAGTCTCCATCATCTTGTCTCTGATGGTTGCTGCAGGATGCCCAGGTGTGAGGCTCTGAGCTCCAACCCTTCACCCAGGTGTGGGTGCCTTCTGCCATTGGAGACCCGTGGGTTATCAATGGCTGGCACATGGGGTAGGCAGAGGTGACATGGGGTCCTCTGGAACCAGATGGGAAACTCTAAGAACACCTCAAATGGATCTACGAGGTGTTTGGGGCATCGGGGTAGAACAGACTCATCCCCCTGATCCACACACTGCCTCCCACCCTAATTTCCCCCTCCcagtccctttccccttcccagcGTAAGTGACGCTGGGatgccccccccaaaaaaccacaaacaccacgCAGAAGAAACTGCACAGTTtatgagaaaacaaaagaaatgccAAGGCAGTTTATTTACAATAGTTGTATACAAATAAAAGGACAGCTCGTGTCACAGCTAGAACAGCCCCCTCTGTCTCCTTTGCTGCCCTCTCCCATGCTCCCCCACCAGGACTGGTCCCCCTAGGGGCTCCAGGGTCTGGGTGAGCTTCTCACAGCTCACATAAAGAGATGTGGTTCCATCAGAGCTTGGGAAGCCTTCTCTGACCATAGTGGAGACCAAAGGTTTTGTTAGCATCAGAGTTGGAGGCTGTTGAGGTGCCAGGGCATggtggtactgggaccagtgccTGCTGGCAACTGGGAGAGGAGGGGACATTGCCATCCCTCCCACTGGGAAGGAACTTGCTGCAAGTTCTCTACTTTGCTCCCCCTCCCTGGAGGCAAAGATGACCTAGGGgattacccagcagctcccacaaAACACCTCCTGGGCTCTTGGTGGGTTCCCAAACTGACCTTTCTCCTGCCCTGTTGTCACCAGGAGCTGCCATCGCTGCCCCCAGGGGGTTCCTTATGGCCATTGTCTTCTGCTCTTCAGGGCAGCATCACCATCCCACCTCCAGCCCTCCAGCCTGCGCTCCCCCAGCTCCATTTTACCTCTTGTTTTTCCCCATCCCTTACATCACACTGTCCACAACCCTGCcctgttttcttctcctgctttcaCTCTCCATGGGGGTGATCTTCCTTTTTGAATAACCGCCTCTGAAAGCTGatggctttccagctgctctaACTGCAGAAAAGGGGCTTTCATCCGAGTTCCCACAAGGTGATTCTCAAGAGGTTCTTacaaaaaaaatgcagctctttGGAAAGTCACAGGGCTTTTGAGTTTCACCCTTGAAAAGGATCATCAGGGTCTCCTACAGCCCGATAAAGCCTTTGGAGCAAGTGACCCTCACCCTCTGACCACCTCCAATAGGGGAGGTCTCTTCTCCCCCTTCCCCAAAATGGTTTTGTAAGGTCTATGGGCAAATAACACCCGCTTTGGGCAAAAGGCCCTGAGTCCAGGCAGGAACAAGGGAGGGAGAGACACCAAGAGATGCCGTTGCCCATCGATGGGGTGTGGTGGAGAAGAAGGAAGCCAGAGGGATGCCCACCTGCCCACCCTGCCTGCCCAGCACCAAATTAAAGTCACACACGATGCACATTCCCCCCCAAATCTTCCCTCCCCACCCTCTGCATCCCCCCTGGCTTTTCCCCAGGGGGGGCCACCTCCTCCACTTCGCCAGCCCTCGGCTGTCTCCTCCAAACATGGTTGACGGGTGGGTCATGGTACCCACCAAGGAGATGGGCATCCCAAAGCCGGCACCCTCCCGCCCACCCTCccgccttcctcctccctccccaccctcccCGAAACGACTAGGATGGCTTCACTTGTCAAGTCTTGACATTCACGAACAAAGAAAGCAGAGGAACGTCCACCCTTCCACCATCCGACCTTGCGCTGCGGCAGCCTCCGCCACCTCCCCGGAGCTGTCAGTCCCACCATCGCCTCTTTATCTGGAGGCTTCTTCCTTGAGCTCCTTGTTTTTTCTCACTTCTTCTGCGTGTTTGTCCTGCGGAGGGGAGggtaggagggaaggaagggggggacaCGCATTAGCTGGACGGACTTCGGGGTCCCCATGGGCTGGCCAGCGGCTTCGGAGGGGTTCGAAGGCACGAGGGCGTTTCGTGAGGTTCATCCCCCGAGGGACACCACCGATGGGTCAACagcttcctctcctcccctgggGTGATTTTAAGGACTGTGGAGGCACTCGGGGACAGATTGTCCTCGCCCTCTAGCTAGGAGGTAGATGTCAACCAGACGGCATGGACCGGGAGCCCCAAGGAGATGGGGTTAGCTCGGATTGTCCTTCATTATCTGGTGCTCTCCACCTCTGACCCAAGGCTAGCTGAGGCGTTTGGTGAAGGGCACTGGGCGAGCTCCTTGCAGAAGGGATGTTTTGGAGGGAGCTGGAGATGGTGAGGGTGGGACCTTCCATGCTGAGGTTGGGAACAGACCTGCTTCGGGGAGAGAGAAGAGGTCTGCACCGGCTGGCAGGGTGGAAGCATCTCCCAAGCATGGCAGTACGGACCCTTCCAGCTCCACCAGGGAGCTGACGGCTCCGTGGCCTCTGGCGAAGGGACCAGGGGAAGATTTGCCGCCCCGGAGGTGGAAAAATTGCCAGTGGTGGGTCAAGGCCACCACGGTGGGACATGGGGAAAGCAAAGGCTTTGCATGTTTATGGGTGAGATGTAGGTCCCAGTTCTCCACCCACCAACCACTCATGAGCCTACGGACATGTCAggcaggacccccccaccccaggtgGGACATTGCATTTGGGTTTTGCTGCACAGTGGGAGGGTAGAGGGACCCCCCCTttggtggtgtccccaggggatgATGCCACCCCAAAAGCCATGcaagctgcccaggggctctGTGACACCCTCCTGGACCAGTGTCCCAGCacatcccccctccctcctcatcGGGTTCTCACCTTCTCCTGCAAGCGCTCCAGCATGGCGGCTAAATGGGCCTCGCGGTTCTCCTTGTTGGACTCCATCTTCTGCGCCAGCTTCTCTTTGGCCATCTTGATGAAGTTGTTGTTCTCCTCGATGGCCTTTTGGATGACCTCCCGCTCGTGCTCCCGCTTCTCCGCCAGATGCTTCAGCAGCTCAGCCTCCTGGTACTGGTGTGGTCAAAGGGGATACAATGGCCATGGGGACCATGGGTCTCTTCTCCTCCTGGCCAAAACCACCCTCTTCCAAACTCAGCAGCATCCCCAAGGGTGGGTGCACTTCACTGAGTGAGCACCCTCAGCCCAAgtttggtgtccccagggcacgtCCCCATGCTGAAAGGCTGTGCACAAGCCACCAGACCtaccttcctcctctcctctgctgcctccagcttcTTCTGGATCTCCTCCAGTGAAGGGTCACGCCGCCGGGGCAGGGAGGCGTTGAATTCGGGGATGCCATCGAACGATGGGGGCTTGAGGATGACCTCGAAGGACTGCCCTGAGGTGCGCTTGTTGAGCTCGATGACTTCCATGTCAGAGATGACGCACCAGGTGAGGTCCACCGtgtctgctgggagagggacaggggCTCACCACTGGCACAGGTGCATCCCACCCCTTTGGgcaaaccatccccagggtcatagaatcacaggatggtttgagttgaagggaccttcccagctcccccagttcctcctgccatgagcagggacatctccaccagctcaggttgctcagagccctgtccagcctggcctgggatgtctccagggatggttcagccaccacctctctgcccaacctgggccaggctctcaccaccctcagcacaaacaatttcattatatccatcctgaatctccctcctttagtttaaaaccatcaccccttgtcctattgcaacagaccctgctcaaaaggGTCCTGCACCTGCAGCCCCCACAATGGGCCACCACCAGCTCCATGGGTTTCACCCAAACCCTCACACCCCAAATGCACCCCTGCGGTTCAGCCCCGGTGTCACGGATTGGGATTGGGACTCCAAAACACACATCAAGAGATATGACCTGGAAATATTTGGGTGAAATAGGGGCCGGGCATCCCCCCAGGGGAGACACAGAGATCAGCCCTGCTTTGGGGACTGGGGACATGACCATGAAGCCCCTTTGTAGCTGCAGATCCCAGCCAGGAGGAGCCCCCCAAGGCTGAGCATCCCCCTCCATCGTCTCTGGACCTGCCAACATGAATCAGCCTGAATCACCCAGAACCGGCTGCCTAAAAATACTGAGCCCACGCTCAGCGCTTCGTGCGGTGGAGCCGCGACGGagagggagctgtggggctgcccaAGTCCCCCCACAAAACCCTGATCCagtcccctgcttccagccagTGCCAGCAGACCATGGAGACACCTCTCTGGGTTTGAGGGTGACCCTGCTCATGCCAAGTGGGGGTCTGCAACCCCCCACGGCCCCCACCATTCCTGCACCCCTGGATCGTGAATGGGCAGCAGGGTCCTACCTTCGTACGTGTACCCCGGCTTGTTCAGTGGGTCCGAGAGGAAACAGGAGCAGAAGAGGGAGACGAGAGGCAGCTCCTTCATCTTCTCTTTGTAAGCTGGGGAGAGATGGTGGGGTTGTGGGTcagaggggttggggggggtcctgCCAGACATCTGGGGTGGGGGCTGCCATGTGTCAGGGAAGGGTTGGGACCAAAGtttgcccagatgttgcaaacagGGTGATGTGGGTGGGGAAAGCAAGGCATGCAAAGGGGAAATCGAGGCACGCAGAGGCAGGGTGCATTACTGATGGCCACAGGGGTTCTGTCAGTCCTGGGGTGTTAACCTGTGGGTGTCCCAGGGCAGAGCCACCCCCTGGTTGGTTTGGATGGGATCCCCACTCAAACCAGTGGTGCCCCAGCATGGGGTAGGTGCCAGGGTTGGGTTCATGGCATCAGGTGCACcgtgctgtcccctgtccccatgcgtGGCCCTGTGAGGGTGACGTACCAGCCAGAGTCATGGCGCGGAGATCCTTGAGCGTCCTCAGCAAGAGAGTTCCTgtgggaggaaagagctggggtcACTGTGGGGTGTCCTAGGGGCTGGGGCACTGGTGTGATGTGGGGGACACTCTGGTGTGACGCTGGGGTGACACACATATGTACTAAGGCCACCCCTACTGTCACCCCCACTCATGTCTAGAGACCCCCAGTACTCAGCTCGCCCCTTGCAGATGGGCTGATGCACCAGGATCATCTCCTGCATCCCACCGGGAACCTCCCCGGgggtccctgtggctgtgggtcAGGAGTGGGGgcgtccctgggaccccccacccaTCCCCAGGGTGAGCGCCAGACCTGGCGAGGGGCAGCAACACCCAAAAACTCATTAAAATATGGATAACCTGGGGTCATCCCCCTCTCCCAGGGTTTCTGGGGTGCACAAAGGGGGTGTTGGGGCCATCAGAGGGGTTTCACTGTGGAAATGCCCTTCCCAGCAACACCAAAGCACGAGCTGAGATTTTCTGAATTATTCATGGCTTttgtttctaaaggaaaaaaataatccttcttTAAAATGGGGAGTTGTAAATCCCCACAGTCCCCCAGGGATGGGGTAACCCCCACCATGGgcatcctggggacaccaaggCGCTGTCAGCTCCACAACCACAACACACCCCGACCCAGCTCGACTTGGGGAGTTCCCAATAAACCCCGACCCCTCAACCCCATCCTGCCGAGATCCAACACAGCGTTCTCGCAAATAACCTGCCAGGGAGGGGACTGGGATAAAACACGGGGACACGCTGCCGGGGACACCTCTTTTGGAGATGCTCCCTCTCTTTTAGGTGACCCCCAGAGCCAGGGATGATTGGGTTTGGAGGTTAcccaggggtgaacccccctggtTGGAGGGGTTCGCTCTCTCTCAGTGGCTCTTGCCCAGGTAGGGTGGGGACACTCCGATGGCTCATGTGGTGACACGAGGCTGTGCCGGGAGCCCTGACA is from Patagioenas fasciata isolate bPatFas1 chromosome 3, bPatFas1.hap1, whole genome shotgun sequence and encodes:
- the STMN4 gene encoding stathmin-4 isoform X3, whose product is MSPRSAEKQLKHRRWGTLLLRTLKDLRAMTLAAYKEKMKELPLVSLFCSCFLSDPLNKPGYTYEADTVDLTWCVISDMEVIELNKRTSGQSFEVILKPPSFDGIPEFNASLPRRRDPSLEEIQKKLEAAEERRKYQEAELLKHLAEKREHEREVIQKAIEENNNFIKMAKEKLAQKMESNKENREAHLAAMLERLQEKDKHAEEVRKNKELKEEASR
- the STMN4 gene encoding stathmin-4 isoform X4, with the translated sequence MSPRSAEKQLKHRRWGTLLLRTLKDLRAMTLAAYKEKMKELPLVSLFCSCFLSDPLNKPGYTYEDTVDLTWCVISDMEVIELNKRTSGQSFEVILKPPSFDGIPEFNASLPRRRDPSLEEIQKKLEAAEERRKYQEAELLKHLAEKREHEREVIQKAIEENNNFIKMAKEKLAQKMESNKENREAHLAAMLERLQEKDKHAEEVRKNKELKEEASR
- the STMN4 gene encoding stathmin-4 isoform X2; this encodes MSPRSAEKQLKHRRWGTLLLRTLKDLRAMTLAAYKEKMKELPLVSLFCSCFLSDPLNKPGYTYEDTVDLTWCVISDMEVIELNKRTSGQSFEVILKPPSFDGIPEFNASLPRRRDPSLEEIQKKLEAAEERRKYQEAELLKHLAEKREHEREVIQKAIEENNNFIKMAKEKLAQKMESNKENREAHLAAMLERLQEKVCSQPQHGRSHPHHLQLPPKHPFCKELAQCPSPNASASLGSEVESTR
- the STMN4 gene encoding stathmin-4 isoform X1, with product MSPRSAEKQLKHRRWGTLLLRTLKDLRAMTLAAYKEKMKELPLVSLFCSCFLSDPLNKPGYTYEADTVDLTWCVISDMEVIELNKRTSGQSFEVILKPPSFDGIPEFNASLPRRRDPSLEEIQKKLEAAEERRKYQEAELLKHLAEKREHEREVIQKAIEENNNFIKMAKEKLAQKMESNKENREAHLAAMLERLQEKVCSQPQHGRSHPHHLQLPPKHPFCKELAQCPSPNASASLGSEVESTR